GATACCCTGGCAAGCCAGACCGAGGCTGCGGCCCAGCATCAGGAGCAGATGGGCCTGACGCCGGTGCTGCTGGTGCCTGCACCATTGCGTGCCTTGCTGTCGCGCTTCCTGCGCCGCAATTTGCCACAACTCAAAGTCTTGTCACACGCAGAAGTACCTGAAACAAAAACCATTAGAGTCACTAGTCTGGTCGGAGGTCAATCATGAACGTCAGAAAATTTACCGCGAACACTTCTCGCGAAGCTTTGCGCATGTTGCGCGATGCTTTGGGGGCAGATGCCGTGATCCTGTCCAACCGTAATGTGGGCGGCAAGGTGGAGATTCTGGCCATGGCAGATGAAGCCATCAGTGCCATTGCACCTGCTTCCAACGATGAGGCACCGGTGCCTGAAGTGCCGCGCTTTGCTCCTCGCCTTAGTCCTCAATTCCAGTCTGATCAACCGCTTATCAGACCGCGTGCGTTTGAGCGAGCCGTGGAGGCACCTGCAAGTGTGCCGACTTTCAAGGCGGCGACCGGTGCATCTGGTTTTGCCAGTGAAATCGAAGCCCCGGTGAGTGGCAATGAGCTTAACGATGTCATGTCAGAAATACGTTCCATGCGCAGCATGCTGGAATCGCAACTGGCAGAAATCTCCTGGACACAAACGCAAAAACGCCAGCCACAAAAAGCAGAAATCCTGCGTGAATTACTGGCGACAGGTTTCAGTGCCAGTCTGTCTCGCTATCTGGTGGAAAAGCTGCCTGAAGCAGGCAAGCTTGAAAATGGCCTGGACTGGATCAAAAACGTCCTGACCCGCAACCTGTCTACCATTGACAATGAAAATGAGATGCTGGAAAAGGGCGGGGTGTATGCCCTGGTAGGCCCCACAGGCGTCGGCAAGACGACCACAACGGCCAAGCTGGCGGCTCGTTGTGTCATGCGTCATGGCCCATCCAAACTGGCCCTGATCACGACGGACGGTTATCGTATCGGCGGTTTTGAACAATTGCGTATCTACGGCAAGATATTGGGTGTCATGGTGCATGCGGTCAAGGATGAGGCAGATTTACGCATCGCCTTGTCGGAGCTCAAGAACAAGCACACGGTCCTGATTGATACTGTCGGTGTCAGCCAGCGTGACAAAATGGTGACTGAGCAGGTGGCAATGTTGTCTGGAACAGACACTCCGGTAAAGCGCTTGTTATGTCTGAATGCGACTTCAACTGGCGAAACCTTGAGTGAAGTCGTGCGTGCCTATCAGGGCAATGGCCTGGCTGGCTGTATCCTGACCAAGCTTGATGAGGCGGCCACCATAGGTGGTGCACTGGATATCGCGATACGCCAGAAACTCATGGTGTATTACGTCGCCAGTGGACAGCGTGTACCTGAGGACCTGCATATCGCCAACAAGCTCTACCTGATAGATCGCGCCTTCAAGCTCAAGCGTGAAACGGCGGCTTTCCGCTATCTGGATGAAGAATTACCCTTGCTGATGGCTGGCGCGGTTTCCGCGCAAGCATCAGGACGTGCTGGTCAGGAGGTGTCCCTTGGCTAGTTTCGATCAGGCAGAAGGCCTGCGCCGCATGCTGGCTGGGCCAAAACCACGGGTATTTACCTTTTTGTCAGCCTTGAGAGAAGATGAAAAGAGTGGCATGTTGGTCAATCTCGGGGTGTCACTGGCGCGCCAGGGTAACCAGGTGTTGATGGTGGATGCGCGCTCTTCCGAAAACAGTGTGGGAGCCTGGTTGAATGCCAACCTTGATCAGACCTTATTGGATGTAGCGAGACAACAGCGTACAATGAAGGAAGCAGTCAAATTGGTGGCTGCAGGCCTGTCGGTAACGATGCTGGCCCGTCACGCGTGGCTGCCGCCCGAAAATACCCGGCATTTGTCCAAAGTATTTGATGTGGCTGCCAACCGTGCGGATCTGGTCATCGTCGATAGTGAGATCAATCTGGATGACAGTTTTCCGCTGGCGACGCTGGATGACAGCGAACTGGTGATACAGGTTTCTGCTGATCCCGACATGATCAAGGCCGCTTATGGATTGATCAAGCGTGTGAGCAACCGGCTGGGGCGACGTGGTTATGGTATTTTAGTGTCCGGTGCATCGGATAAAGAGGCGAGATTGATTTATACGAATATGGCGCAGGCGGCCAGCCGTTACCTGGCAGTGCCGCTGCACTACGTCGGCCATGTGCCGGAAGATGAACACGTAAGAAAGGCTGCACATTTGGGACGCTCTGTGATTGACGCTTTTCCTAAAGCCCTTGCTTCGCTGGCATTCTCCCGGCTGGCTGAACAATTGGCGAAGACCGCGCGTTCCACCCTATGTGCAGAGGGAGTCCCTGAGCTGGGTGTCGGTCTCGGAATGTAATCAGAAAAATGTACACCGCGAGCGGAAAATCAGATAAAAACTTCCTTTTGAGGGAGCATGCGCCTCTGGTCAAGCGTCTGGCTTACCAGTTGAAGGCGCGCCTGCCTCCCAGTGTGGAGGTGGATGATCTCGTGCAGGCCGGTATGATAGGCCTGCTGGATGCCGTTAACCGCTACGAAGATACCCATGGCGCCCAGTTTGAAACCTATGCGGTACAACGCATACGCGGTGCCATGCTGGATGAATTGCGTAGTAGCGACTGGCTGCCGCGTGGCGTGCGCCAGAACATGCGCAAGATAGAAAATGCCATGAATGTGCTACAGCAAAAGCTGGGCAGGCCACCGCTGGAAACCGAGGTGGCGAAGTCGCTCAAGCTCAGCCTGGAAGAGTACCAGAACCTGCTGACAGACAGTGGCGGGCACCAATTGGTGTACTACGAAGACTTTCATGATGCGGATACCAAGGAACATTTCCTTGATCATTATTGTTCCGATGCGTCAGGTGATCCCTTGCAGGATTTGCTCAATGACGACTTCCGTGACGCCGTCATCGGTGCCATAGACAGCCTGCCGGAGCGGGAGAAATTGCTGATGGGCCTGTACTACGAGCAGGAATTGAATCTCAAGGAAATCGGGGCCGTGATGGGTGTATCAGAGTCGCGGGTTTCTCAATTACACAGTCAGGCAGTTGCCAGGCTCAGGGCATACTTAAGGGAGAAAGCGTGGACTGGGCTAGCATAGTAGGTTTGATACTGGTGGTACTTGGCATCGTCAGCGGCCAACTGATCGAGGGCGGGCGCCTGTCTTCGCTGGTGCAACCAGCTGCTTTTGTGATTGTGGTCATTGGTACCCTCGGTGCGGTACTCTTGCAAAGCAGGATGAACACCTTCGTGCGTGGTGTGCGCATGTTGCGCTGGGTAGTGTCTGAACCACCTGACAGCAGCAAGAAAAATATTGCCGATGCACTGATCTGGAGTGTGGTGGCAAGGCGTGAAGGCTTCCTGAGCCTGGAACGTTACATGAATGCTTCTACCGACCCCTTCATAGGCAAAGGCTTGCGCCTGGTGATCGATGGCATAGACCCGATACGCTTGAAAGACATACTGGATGTCGATATTTCACTGTATGAAATGGAGCAGCGTCAGGCCGCTAAAATCTGGGAGTCTGCGGGCGGGTATTCCCCGACCATAGGTATTCTTGGGGCAGTGCTGGGGCTTATCCATGTCATGGAAAATCTCAGTGACCCATCCAAGCTTGGTGGTGGTATTGCTGTTGCCTTTGTGGCCACTATCTACGGTGTGGGCCTGGCTAACCTGTTATTTTTGCCCGTCAGTAATAAACTCAAGGAAATCATAGGCCGCGAAGTGACGCGCCGTGAAATGTTGTCCGATATTTTTTATAGTATTGCTCTGGGCGACAGCCCGCGCGTGGTGGAAGAAAGACTGACCAATCACCGCAATTAAGCGATGCAGTGACATTGAAAAAATACACTTATGGCAAGAAAAAAATACCACGAAGAACCAGACAACCATGAGAGATGGCTGGTTTCTTACGCGGATTTTATTACCTTGCTGTTTGCGTTTTTTGTTGTCATGTATGCCATCTCCTCCCTGAACGAGGGCAAATACCGGGTCTTGTCCAACTCACTGACCGGTGCCTTTGGCAAAGTCATGACGGTGAATCCCAAGCCTGTCGATGCGCAACTTGAACAAAAAATCAAGCTCGACCCCTTGCCTCTGGTCAAAAACCGTATCAATGAAGGTTTGCGCAAAGAAAAAGCGCAAATGACGACCATGGCCAAAGATATCATGACCGTGCTGGAGCCTCTGGTGCGCGAAGGCAAGGTCAGGGTTACCCAGACCAGCCGCGGTATTACCATAGAAATCAATGCCAGCCTCTTGTTTGCTCCTGGTGATGCGCGCCTGAATGTCGATTCCATACAGGCACTGAGGGCGATTGCCGGTGTCCTCAAGCTTGATACCCATGCCATACAGGTAGAGGGACATACTGACAATCTGCCTATCAGTAACCCCATTTTTCCCTCCAATTGGGAATTATCGGCCGTACGTGCCAGCACGGTCGCCCGTTTGCTCACGGAAAATGGTGTCGATGAAAACCGCGTGACTGCAGTAGGGCAGGGCGCAAAGCTGCCTGTCAGTGACAATGACACGCCAGAAGCGCGGGCCAGGAACAGGCGTGTATCCGTCACCATACTGGCAGTATTGCCTGAGCCTGTGATAGAGGTGCCCTTGAGCCCAGCATCTGGGGCGGCGGCAACATCATTGCCCTCACCAGCAACGCGGCCAGCGGCGGCATCTTTGTCTGGCGCGGCACCGGGGCCTTGAAAACCTGAAAATCCTGAAGATTAAGGAGTTTTTCCAGTTGCTGGCGGGATAGTCGGCGCAGTACGGTCATGCTAGCGAAGTCGTGTTCAGAGTTAGTCGCCAGCGAAAATCACCAGCGCTTCATCAATGCGCAAGCAGGATCGCACAAGCACCGTCAGGTGGCGATATAGCCCTTGCCTGGCGTAGTTTTGACGGTTGATTGACCGTTGGGGCCATACATGGAGCCGGCCTGATTGTTGTTTTTTTGCAATAGATGCAAGGTTGCCTGGTTCAGCGATAGTCTGCGGTTGATCAGCAAACCATTGGTGCGGTTGTCTTCTTTGGCTTGCACAGTCAGTTGCAATAAAGCATCCCAGTCCTGTGCACTGGTTTGGGCGACGCCGGCTTGCTGCAAATAAGCCTGCATGCCGTCTATATCAGCATTAAATCCAAGTTCATTCAAAAAGCTGTTACGCTTTTTTTCCAGTTCTGTCATTTTGACCACAAGCTGTCCCTTGCTCTGGGTAAAGTCATTGAGCTGGACTATATCGCTTTCTACCAATGCCGCTTGCTCTTGCTTGAGCAAGTCAGTGAGCGAAGACATGATGCTCACCTCTTCTTGCAGGCATTGTTGAATAGCGCTATGTCTGGAACCTGTTGCGTTCATTTTTTAACGTTTTCTGGCGTTGAGCAAATCTTTAACTGTTTCCAGAAGCCCATCAGCGACTTTTTCCGAATTGACCTGGAAGCGTCCTTCGGAAATGGCCAGCTTGATAGCTTCCACCTTCTTCGTCTCAAACACAGCATTGCTCGCCTGCGTACTTTGCAAGGCTTGCAACTGTGAAGACAGGGTCGAAATTTGTACTTTCGTCGAATTCGCCACGGGTACCGCGGTTTCTGCGGGTTTTTCCGTGCGAGCCTGTTGCGGGCTGACTGGCAGTCCCGCTGTCTTATTTAGTGCGTCATCAATTTTCACAGCGATACCCTCTAGTGTGGGACTTACAAACATCTACATCCAGTTTATCGGCTGTGTAATTTTAAACTTTAACCTTACTGTAAAAAAATATTGCATGTGCTTAATTCCAGCTACAAATATCTTGCCATCAGTAAACTATTTCTATAATGCCACCATTCTTCGCAACGCCACTGATGGTTTGCCCTGAACTGGTCTTGGCCTTGGCAATTTGTCCATCTGCCGCATTATTAAGGGCGATGGCATCTGTTGTCACCTGGAAACCTGGGCCGTTGCTGATGACCCGCACTGATTGCCCTTGTTGCACGACTGCAGGGCTTTTCAGGGCATCAAGACGCATGACACCACCAGAAGCCATGGAGACCTGCATGGTTTTGCCTATCGCCTGTTCAGGCGCGGTGATGACGCCGGCGGGCAATTTCGCAATATCACCCCTTTGTTTGCTTAAATCGCTGAGTGAGATAACTTGTCCATGGGTAAGCGCATTGGCTGCCACGTAGTAATCTGCCGTCACCTGCACATTTGCTTGCAAATACACCAGCCAGGGGGCAGGGGCAGTGCAGCGTATTGCCAGAGTGACCTTGCCCCAGGGTTTGCTGCCAGGCAATAAATAAGGATTGGGGTTGTCGCAGGCCTGGAGATTGAGGCGTTTATCGACTTCGCCTACTGTTACCTGTACGTCATTGCTGAGACCTGATGCCTGTAGTGTCAAAAAGTCCAGGGCGATCTGGCGCAACTGTGCAGCATCCTGGACCTGGCTTATCGGAGCGGCCTGGCTCAGGCATGCCAGGCTCATCAAGGACAGGGCCAAAACTTGCTTGCGGTTGGGTTTGCTGAATATCTTTGCGGCTTTCATCATGTTTCCTGCCGGGGTTGCGCTGAACTCCATTTTAGGATTTGCGGGTTTTTTTGAATGCCTGAATAAACGGGTTTTTCCCTTTCTGCTTGCCTGATCAAATTTGTGCTCTGACGAATAAGATGCAAGGTATAGAAAACCCTTGTGTGCCTCAAGCGTACTGTGCGATGGCGAAGGAGAGAAAGATGGTTGGCAGGTTAGATGACTTTTTGAAATTCCATGAGGCTGCACTATCAGTGCGTGGTCAGCGTCAGCAGTTGCTCGCATCCAATATTGCCAATGCTGATACGCCCAATTACAAGGCGAAGGACATCGATTTTTCCAGTGCACTCAGTCATGCCCTGGGACAAAACCTGAACCAGTCGCCAACGGCGCTGGCCAAGACTGCCGCACAGCATATCGATACACCGGGTAGCGTGGCAGGCATGGCACCACAATACCGGCCCACGGTACAGGGTAGTGTTGATGGCAATACGGTTGATATGGATGTGGAACGCAATCAGTTTACCGACAATGCACTGCGTTATGAGGCTAGCCTGACCATCATCAATATGCAGATCAAGAATATGTTGGCAGCGATACAGGGATAAACAAGGATAACCATCATGTCACTCTTTAATGTCTTCAATGTTGCCGGATCGGCCATGAGCGCGCAGTCGCAGCGCCTGAATGTGGTGACCAGTAACCTGGCCAATGCCGACAGTGTCACCAGCTCGGACGGTACGCCTTACAAGGCCAAGCAGGTGGTATTCAGTGCGGTGCCGGTAGCGGGTACGGCTTCTACCGCCGTCAAGGTAAATGAGGTTGTAGAAGATACTAATCCGCCTAAACTGATGTATGACCCAAAACACCCGATGGCAGATGAAAAAGGTTATGTCGCCATGCCTAATGTGAATGTGGTGGAAGAAATGGTGAATATGATTTCAGCATCACGTTCATATCAAAACAATGTAGAAGTCATGAATGCAGCAAAAACCATGCTGCTGAAAACCTTGACTTTAGGGCAATAAGATTTTTGTAAGGAATAAATCATGGCTACCACCAGCGGCGTACAAAGCAGCACCGTCGATCCAGCTTTGCTGACAACGATGAACGGGGCAAAGGCATCAACCAATTCGACTGAAGATGCAAAAAACACTTTCATGACTCTGCTGGTAACCCAGCTCAAGAATCAGGACCCGTTGAACCCCATGGACAATGCCCAGGTGACCAGCCAGCTTGCGCAATTATCAACGGTCTCGGGTATCGATAAACTCAATGCGTCGGTGACTGCGCTGAGTGCCAGTTTCCAGAATGGCCAAAACCTGCAGGCGGCCAATATGATAGGTCATGGCGTGATCGCGCCAGGCAATACCATGGTCGTGACCGATGGCAAGGGGATTTATGGCCTTGAGTTGCCACAGGCAGCCAGCAATGTTGATGTCGTGATACGCGACAGCTCCAATGTCGTGGTAAGGAAAATGACCCTCGGTGCCTTGCCGCAAGGCGTGAATACCCTGACCTGGGATGGCAAGACCGATGCAGGTGCGACAGCGGCTAACGGTGCCTATAAATTCGAGTTTGTTGCCAATGCGGCAGATAAAAAACTGGATGTAACCAGCCTCGCATTTGGCGTGGTTTCCAGCATCACCTCGGGCTCCCAGGGCTTGAAGCTCAGCCTACCCAATATTGGTGATGTCAGTATGAATGATGTAAGACAAATTTATTGATCCTTGGAGTAATCCTGTATCAAATCCTGCGGTAAAAAGTGAACGAACTAGCCTAAGTAAGGGAGAAATATCATGGGTTTTCAACAAGGACTGAGTGGACTGAATGCCGCTTCCAAATCCCTGGATGTGATTGGTAATAATATTGCCAATGCCAGCACCGTCGGTTTCAAGCAAGGACAAACGCAATTTGCCGACGTCTATGCCAATTCACTTAATGGCTCTTCTGGGGGGACTGTGGGTATTGGTACTAAAGTGTCTGGCGTGGTGCAGCAATTCACGCAGGGCAATATCTCAACGACAAATAACCCGCTTGATATCGCCATCAATGGTGGCGGCTTTTTCCGCATGTCCACCAATGGTGCGATTACCTATACACGTAATGGCCAGTTCCAGCTTGATAAGCTCGGTAACATTGTCAACGCGCAAGGAGCGCAATTGACAGGTTATGTAGCGAATTCTGCAGGTGTATTATCGACTGGCGCCGCTGCGCCTATCAATATCAATACGGCAGACATTCCGCCAGCGCAGACGACGACCATCAATGCAGTCATGAACCTCGATTCGCGCAAATTGGTTCCCGGTACACAATTGCCAGCGACCATACCGCCAGTGATTACCCCTATCGCATTCAGTGCGACTGATCCGACTACTTATAATAGCTCGACTTCGGTCGCTGTATTTGACAGTCTGGGTAATTCGCATGTGGTCCAGTCATTTTTTGTCAAACGTGATAACACAGCCCCTGCGCCGACCCCACCCGTAACAATTGAGTGGGATGTCTTTGCTACAGTCGATGGTGTTTTGATTAATGGTGCTGGCGCTACCACCAACTCCATCACCCGGCTTGGTTTTGATAATTTGGGTAAGCTAAGTGCGGTTACCCCACCATTCTCTGCCACAGATCCACGTGCAACCACCTTGACCGTGCCTGTCAGTACCGGTGCTGTTACACCTATCAATACTACTTTAAATATCAAATACGATTTCACTGGTACTACGCAATTCGGCTCTGATTTCAGCGTCAGTAAAAACACCCAGGACGGTTATGCATCCGGCAAACTGGCGAAGTTCAATACAGCCAAGGACGGTACTATCGTCGGTAGTTATACCAATGGTAAAACTTCAGTTCTGGCGCAAGTGGTATTGGCGAATTTTACCAATCCTAACGGTCTGCAATCGACGGGCGACAACCAGTGGATAGAAACAGCGGCTTCTGGTAATTCTCTGGTTGGTCCGCCAAATTCGGGCAGTCTGGGTACGCTGACTTCATCAGCGACAGAAGATTCAAATACTGACCTGACGGGTGAGCTGGTGAATATGATTACTGCACAGCGCGTCTATCAGGCAAATGCGCAAACCATCAAAACGCAGGATCAGGTTTTGCAGACACTGGTCAACCTGCGTTAATGGTGATTTTTATTTGAATTGACATGCGTCTTTTAAATCTCAGGCAAACAGGAGCAGCTCATGGATAGACTGGTATATACCGCGATGACCGGTGCCAAGCATATCCTTGAGCAGCAGGCTACCGTCTCGCATAATCTGGCCAATGTCTCGACCACGGGTTTCCGGGCGCAGCTTGATTCATTCCGTGCCGTGCCTGTCAAAAGCAATGGTCTCGCTACCCGCGCTTTTGTCGTTGATGCTACAGTCGGCACGGACTTTTCTACCGGCGCCATGCAAAACACAGGGCGTGAACTGGATGTGGCAGTCGAAGGCAAGGGCTGGCTGGTGGTGGAGAAGGCGGATGGCACTGAGGCCTTTACCAGGCATGGTAGTTTGAAGGTCAATGAAAACGGTATTTTGCAAACCCAAAGTGGGTTGAATGTCGTCGGTGATGGCGGTCCCATCACCATCCCGCCGGAAGTATCGATTGCGATTGCCAAGGACGGTACGGTATCGACCATACCGACTGGCACCAAGCCAAATGCGGTGCAAGTCATAGGTCGCCTGAAACTGGTCAATCCGCCGGAAGAAAACCTGGTGCGCGGCGATGATGGTTTGTTCAAAACCAAGGACGGTAATGCGGTTGATGCCGATCCCCTGGTAGGTGTGGCAGGCGGCATGCTGGAAAACAGTAATGTGAATGTCGTCGAATCCATGGTCAACATGATTAATCTGGCGCGCAGCTTTGAAATGCAAATGAAGCTTTTGCAGAATGCCGAGAATAACGCCACTAAAGCCAGTCAGATCCTGACTTTGAGTTGAGTGCTGATGTAGCACAATAGCCTTGTAGAAGTCTTTGCCGCGAAGATAAAGCGACGCAAAGTAAACCAGGGCAAAAGGGGAAAGCAATGATACGTTCACTATGGATAGCCAAGACTGGCCTGGATGCGCAGCAAACGCAGATGGATGTCGTATCCAATAACCTGGCCAACGTCAGCACCAATGGCTTTAAACGTTCACGTGCCGTGTTCGAGGATTTGCTGTACCAAAATATTCGCCAGCCCGGCGCGCAAAGCTCGCAGCAGACGCAATTGCCGTCCGGCCTGCAACTCGGTACTGGTGTGCGCCCGGTTGCAACAGAAAAGATTTTCACGCAAGGCAATTTGCAACAGACCGGTAATAGCAAGGACGTGGCAATTCAGGGGCAGGGATTCTTCCAGGTTCTGCTGCCTGATGGTTCTACTGCCTATACCCGTGACGGTTCCTTCCAGACAGATAATCAGGGGCAGTTGGTGACCTCCAGCGGTTTTGTGATTCAGCCAGCGATTACTATTCCTGCCAACGCACAATCGATTACGGTGGG
This is a stretch of genomic DNA from Undibacterium sp. KW1. It encodes these proteins:
- a CDS encoding MinD/ParA family protein translates to MASFDQAEGLRRMLAGPKPRVFTFLSALREDEKSGMLVNLGVSLARQGNQVLMVDARSSENSVGAWLNANLDQTLLDVARQQRTMKEAVKLVAAGLSVTMLARHAWLPPENTRHLSKVFDVAANRADLVIVDSEINLDDSFPLATLDDSELVIQVSADPDMIKAAYGLIKRVSNRLGRRGYGILVSGASDKEARLIYTNMAQAASRYLAVPLHYVGHVPEDEHVRKAAHLGRSVIDAFPKALASLAFSRLAEQLAKTARSTLCAEGVPELGVGLGM
- the flgG gene encoding flagellar basal-body rod protein FlgG; this encodes MIRSLWIAKTGLDAQQTQMDVVSNNLANVSTNGFKRSRAVFEDLLYQNIRQPGAQSSQQTQLPSGLQLGTGVRPVATEKIFTQGNLQQTGNSKDVAIQGQGFFQVLLPDGSTAYTRDGSFQTDNQGQLVTSSGFVIQPAITIPANAQSITVGRDGTVSVTQPGSVAPVQVGSLQLATFINPAGLMAMGENLYVETAASGNPGTNTPGTNGAGLLMQSFVETSNVNVAEELVNMIQTQRAYEINSKAITTSDQMLQRLSQL
- the flhF gene encoding flagellar biosynthesis protein FlhF, which gives rise to MNVRKFTANTSREALRMLRDALGADAVILSNRNVGGKVEILAMADEAISAIAPASNDEAPVPEVPRFAPRLSPQFQSDQPLIRPRAFERAVEAPASVPTFKAATGASGFASEIEAPVSGNELNDVMSEIRSMRSMLESQLAEISWTQTQKRQPQKAEILRELLATGFSASLSRYLVEKLPEAGKLENGLDWIKNVLTRNLSTIDNENEMLEKGGVYALVGPTGVGKTTTTAKLAARCVMRHGPSKLALITTDGYRIGGFEQLRIYGKILGVMVHAVKDEADLRIALSELKNKHTVLIDTVGVSQRDKMVTEQVAMLSGTDTPVKRLLCLNATSTGETLSEVVRAYQGNGLAGCILTKLDEAATIGGALDIAIRQKLMVYYVASGQRVPEDLHIANKLYLIDRAFKLKRETAAFRYLDEELPLLMAGAVSAQASGRAGQEVSLG
- the motD gene encoding flagellar motor protein MotD gives rise to the protein MARKKYHEEPDNHERWLVSYADFITLLFAFFVVMYAISSLNEGKYRVLSNSLTGAFGKVMTVNPKPVDAQLEQKIKLDPLPLVKNRINEGLRKEKAQMTTMAKDIMTVLEPLVREGKVRVTQTSRGITIEINASLLFAPGDARLNVDSIQALRAIAGVLKLDTHAIQVEGHTDNLPISNPIFPSNWELSAVRASTVARLLTENGVDENRVTAVGQGAKLPVSDNDTPEARARNRRVSVTILAVLPEPVIEVPLSPASGAAATSLPSPATRPAAASLSGAAPGP
- a CDS encoding RNA polymerase sigma factor FliA; the protein is MYTASGKSDKNFLLREHAPLVKRLAYQLKARLPPSVEVDDLVQAGMIGLLDAVNRYEDTHGAQFETYAVQRIRGAMLDELRSSDWLPRGVRQNMRKIENAMNVLQQKLGRPPLETEVAKSLKLSLEEYQNLLTDSGGHQLVYYEDFHDADTKEHFLDHYCSDASGDPLQDLLNDDFRDAVIGAIDSLPEREKLLMGLYYEQELNLKEIGAVMGVSESRVSQLHSQAVARLRAYLREKAWTGLA
- the flgE gene encoding flagellar hook protein FlgE — encoded protein: MGFQQGLSGLNAASKSLDVIGNNIANASTVGFKQGQTQFADVYANSLNGSSGGTVGIGTKVSGVVQQFTQGNISTTNNPLDIAINGGGFFRMSTNGAITYTRNGQFQLDKLGNIVNAQGAQLTGYVANSAGVLSTGAAAPININTADIPPAQTTTINAVMNLDSRKLVPGTQLPATIPPVITPIAFSATDPTTYNSSTSVAVFDSLGNSHVVQSFFVKRDNTAPAPTPPVTIEWDVFATVDGVLINGAGATTNSITRLGFDNLGKLSAVTPPFSATDPRATTLTVPVSTGAVTPINTTLNIKYDFTGTTQFGSDFSVSKNTQDGYASGKLAKFNTAKDGTIVGSYTNGKTSVLAQVVLANFTNPNGLQSTGDNQWIETAASGNSLVGPPNSGSLGTLTSSATEDSNTDLTGELVNMITAQRVYQANAQTIKTQDQVLQTLVNLR
- the flgA gene encoding flagellar basal body P-ring formation chaperone FlgA, coding for MKAAKIFSKPNRKQVLALSLMSLACLSQAAPISQVQDAAQLRQIALDFLTLQASGLSNDVQVTVGEVDKRLNLQACDNPNPYLLPGSKPWGKVTLAIRCTAPAPWLVYLQANVQVTADYYVAANALTHGQVISLSDLSKQRGDIAKLPAGVITAPEQAIGKTMQVSMASGGVMRLDALKSPAVVQQGQSVRVISNGPGFQVTTDAIALNNAADGQIAKAKTSSGQTISGVAKNGGIIEIVY
- a CDS encoding flagella synthesis protein FlgN, with translation MNATGSRHSAIQQCLQEEVSIMSSLTDLLKQEQAALVESDIVQLNDFTQSKGQLVVKMTELEKKRNSFLNELGFNADIDGMQAYLQQAGVAQTSAQDWDALLQLTVQAKEDNRTNGLLINRRLSLNQATLHLLQKNNNQAGSMYGPNGQSTVKTTPGKGYIAT
- the flgF gene encoding flagellar basal-body rod protein FlgF is translated as MDRLVYTAMTGAKHILEQQATVSHNLANVSTTGFRAQLDSFRAVPVKSNGLATRAFVVDATVGTDFSTGAMQNTGRELDVAVEGKGWLVVEKADGTEAFTRHGSLKVNENGILQTQSGLNVVGDGGPITIPPEVSIAIAKDGTVSTIPTGTKPNAVQVIGRLKLVNPPEENLVRGDDGLFKTKDGNAVDADPLVGVAGGMLENSNVNVVESMVNMINLARSFEMQMKLLQNAENNATKASQILTLS
- the flgB gene encoding flagellar basal body rod protein FlgB, producing MVGRLDDFLKFHEAALSVRGQRQQLLASNIANADTPNYKAKDIDFSSALSHALGQNLNQSPTALAKTAAQHIDTPGSVAGMAPQYRPTVQGSVDGNTVDMDVERNQFTDNALRYEASLTIINMQIKNMLAAIQG
- the flgM gene encoding flagellar biosynthesis anti-sigma factor FlgM, whose translation is MKIDDALNKTAGLPVSPQQARTEKPAETAVPVANSTKVQISTLSSQLQALQSTQASNAVFETKKVEAIKLAISEGRFQVNSEKVADGLLETVKDLLNARKR
- a CDS encoding flagellar motor protein: MDWASIVGLILVVLGIVSGQLIEGGRLSSLVQPAAFVIVVIGTLGAVLLQSRMNTFVRGVRMLRWVVSEPPDSSKKNIADALIWSVVARREGFLSLERYMNASTDPFIGKGLRLVIDGIDPIRLKDILDVDISLYEMEQRQAAKIWESAGGYSPTIGILGAVLGLIHVMENLSDPSKLGGGIAVAFVATIYGVGLANLLFLPVSNKLKEIIGREVTRREMLSDIFYSIALGDSPRVVEERLTNHRN
- a CDS encoding flagellar hook assembly protein FlgD, coding for MATTSGVQSSTVDPALLTTMNGAKASTNSTEDAKNTFMTLLVTQLKNQDPLNPMDNAQVTSQLAQLSTVSGIDKLNASVTALSASFQNGQNLQAANMIGHGVIAPGNTMVVTDGKGIYGLELPQAASNVDVVIRDSSNVVVRKMTLGALPQGVNTLTWDGKTDAGATAANGAYKFEFVANAADKKLDVTSLAFGVVSSITSGSQGLKLSLPNIGDVSMNDVRQIY
- the flgC gene encoding flagellar basal body rod protein FlgC — encoded protein: MSLFNVFNVAGSAMSAQSQRLNVVTSNLANADSVTSSDGTPYKAKQVVFSAVPVAGTASTAVKVNEVVEDTNPPKLMYDPKHPMADEKGYVAMPNVNVVEEMVNMISASRSYQNNVEVMNAAKTMLLKTLTLGQ